The Amblyomma americanum isolate KBUSLIRL-KWMA chromosome 3, ASM5285725v1, whole genome shotgun sequence genome window below encodes:
- the LOC144125039 gene encoding carbonyl reductase [NADPH] 1-like isoform X2 — protein sequence MPSTRVAVVTGGNKGIGFCIVKFLCQQFDGDVILTGVDAPTYLALLPPNIDSPKGQFVWNDRTITPWDK from the exons ATGCCATCGACTCGAGTTGCTGTG GTTACAGGTGGCAACAAGGGCATTGGCTTTTGCATAGTGAAGTTTCTCTGCCAACAGTTCGATGGAGATGTCATTCTGACAG GCGTTGATGCTCCAACCTATTTGGCTCTCCTGCCTCCAAACATCGACTCGCCCAAGGGACAGTTTGTCTGGAATGACCGCACGATTACCCCGTGGGACAAGTAG
- the LOC144125039 gene encoding D-beta-hydroxybutyrate dehydrogenase-like isoform X1 produces the protein MPSTRVAVVTGGNKGIGFCIVKFLCQQFDGDVILTARDEKRGNAAVSEFNKQLLRPKFHQLDIDDLESIRKFWDFLKGTYGGLDVLVNNAAISYKAAISNFLVVEMSYCIHMCTWLKIRTWCRCKAFIDMSLHLCTSFILLVLTHRSETWRLTKRVQLKLRTTQRAMERKMIGVTLKDRKRAEWVREQTRVNDIL, from the exons ATGCCATCGACTCGAGTTGCTGTG GTTACAGGTGGCAACAAGGGCATTGGCTTTTGCATAGTGAAGTTTCTCTGCCAACAGTTCGATGGAGATGTCATTCTGACAG CTCGGGACGAGAAGCGTGGCAATGCAGCTGTTTCAGAGTTCAACAAGCAACTTCTGCGACCAAAGTTTCACCAGCTTGACATCGATGATCTTGAGAGCATTCGCAAGTTTTGGGACTTCCTCAAGGGCACATATGGGGGCCTGGATGTGCTCGTGAACAATGCTGCCATTTCATACAAGGCAGCTATCTCCAATTTTCTTGTTGTCGAAATGAGTTATTGCATACATATGTGTACATGGTTAAAGATTAGGACATGGTGTAGATGTAAGGCTTTCATTGATATGTCCTTGCACCTTTGCACTTCGTTTATCTTGCTGGTACTCACCCACaggtcagaaacgtggaggctaacgaaaagggttcaacttaagttaaggacaacgcagcgagccatggaaagaaaaatgataggtgtaacgttaaaagaccggaagcgggcagagtgggtgagggagcaaacgcgggttaatgacatcctataa